A portion of the Streptomyces platensis genome contains these proteins:
- a CDS encoding PP2C family protein-serine/threonine phosphatase, whose amino-acid sequence MSRPELDHAALFAATPSACLVLDPELVIVDVNQAYLHATLRTRDELLGQYVFDAFPDNPEDPDAEGVQNLHPSLRRVLSTGEPDTMAVQRYDIPVTERPGEFEERWWSTINTPVPGPDGRVAWIIHRVEDVTAFVHSRRSRPMPGGRLSEREEAMEAELYVRARALQHLNEELRRAHARERQVALTLQEAMLHSPDLAGHRDIAVRYLPAIGSLNVCGDWYDIVDLPGGGFAVAVGDVVGHGLDAAAVMGMLRSALSAAARSVEGPAQALKVLGLYARSVDKALATTAVQALIDTAGRQVTYSSAGHPPPVLLHADGTHELLDRATDPPLGAHPEQVPRPQAHLPYVPGDTLVLYTDGLIERRDEDIDTGLTRLTDALARYSTFSPERLADALLARLGVSAGARDDIALVVVRL is encoded by the coding sequence GTGAGCAGACCGGAGCTCGATCATGCGGCGCTGTTCGCCGCGACCCCGAGCGCGTGCCTGGTCCTCGATCCGGAGCTGGTCATCGTGGACGTCAACCAGGCGTACCTGCACGCGACCCTGCGGACCCGCGACGAGCTGCTCGGGCAGTACGTCTTCGACGCCTTTCCCGACAACCCCGAGGACCCCGACGCCGAAGGGGTGCAGAACCTGCACCCCTCACTGCGCCGCGTGCTGTCCACCGGGGAGCCGGACACGATGGCGGTGCAGAGGTACGACATCCCCGTGACGGAGCGGCCCGGGGAGTTCGAGGAGCGCTGGTGGTCCACGATCAACACCCCCGTCCCAGGGCCGGACGGCAGAGTGGCGTGGATCATCCACCGGGTCGAGGACGTGACCGCTTTCGTCCACTCCCGCCGGTCCCGTCCGATGCCCGGCGGGCGGCTGAGCGAACGCGAGGAGGCGATGGAGGCCGAGCTGTACGTCCGGGCCCGCGCGCTCCAGCACCTCAACGAGGAACTGCGCCGGGCCCACGCCCGCGAACGCCAGGTCGCCCTCACCCTCCAGGAGGCCATGCTCCACTCCCCCGACCTCGCCGGGCACCGTGACATCGCGGTGCGCTACCTCCCCGCCATCGGCTCCTTGAACGTGTGCGGCGACTGGTATGACATCGTCGACCTCCCCGGGGGCGGTTTCGCCGTCGCGGTCGGCGATGTCGTCGGCCACGGGCTGGACGCCGCCGCCGTCATGGGCATGCTCCGCAGCGCCCTCAGTGCCGCCGCCCGCTCCGTCGAGGGTCCCGCCCAGGCACTGAAAGTGCTCGGCCTGTACGCCCGCTCCGTCGACAAGGCGCTGGCCACCACCGCCGTCCAGGCACTGATCGACACCGCCGGCCGCCAGGTCACCTACAGCAGCGCCGGCCACCCCCCGCCCGTCCTGCTGCACGCCGACGGCACCCACGAACTCCTGGACCGCGCCACCGACCCGCCCCTGGGCGCCCACCCCGAACAGGTGCCGCGCCCCCAGGCCCACCTGCCGTACGTGCCGGGCGACACCCTCGTCCTCTACACCGACGGGCTCATCGAACGCCGCGACGAGGACATCGACACCGGCCTCACCCGCCTCACCGACGCCCTCGCCCGCTACAGCACATTCAGCCCCGAACGCCTCGCTGACGCCCTGCTCGCCCGCCTCGGCGTCAGCGCCGGCGCCCGCGACGACATCGCCCTCGTCGTCGTCCGGCTGTAG
- a CDS encoding SRPBCC family protein, whose protein sequence is MSTLEEHIDVSVPLDTAWDCLHRPETYPQFLDGVREARPEGEHRTHLDIDAGGRPQECVVEITDRTPENVMSWQTTSGPDLAGTFSLLPLDEQHTRVQARFEYDPGTIKETFGGPQGFAQASAIERGLRSDLAQLKQWVEGER, encoded by the coding sequence ATGAGCACTCTCGAAGAACATATCGACGTGAGCGTCCCCCTCGATACCGCGTGGGACTGCCTGCACCGGCCGGAAACCTATCCGCAATTCCTGGACGGGGTGCGCGAGGCCCGGCCGGAGGGCGAACACCGCACACATCTGGACATCGACGCGGGCGGCCGGCCACAGGAGTGCGTCGTGGAGATCACCGACCGCACCCCGGAAAACGTCATGAGCTGGCAGACCACCAGCGGTCCCGACCTGGCGGGCACCTTCTCACTGCTGCCCCTCGACGAGCAGCACACCCGGGTCCAGGCCCGGTTCGAGTACGACCCGGGAACCATCAAGGAGACGTTCGGCGGACCCCAGGGCTTCGCCCAGGCCTCCGCGATCGAACGCGGCCTCCGCAGTGACCTGGCGCAATTGAAGCAATGGGTGGAAGGGGAACGCTGA
- a CDS encoding universal stress protein — MAGPVVVGLDGTGNSVPAVLWGAEEAAARGLALHLLHSSGSPSANVPPADPEAAGRERRGAELLRGAVDLAYTGHPGIAVTTEQVAERPSDALLERSAEATMLILGSRGHGAIAGFLLGSVSLQVLGQAECPVVTVRQDAAFPQREIVVGVRHAGPEDEAVLEFAFTAADAHHTRVRAVRAWGPAATVAPVRAGPGRSPDGTAAGVAEQETFAEALLPWRARFPAVEVVPHVASGRAAPVLLAACCDAGLLVVGRRSRRSPMLLGPVVHAALHHANCPVSVVPQG; from the coding sequence ATGGCCGGCCCGGTGGTCGTAGGACTGGACGGCACGGGGAACAGCGTGCCGGCCGTGCTCTGGGGCGCCGAGGAGGCCGCGGCCCGGGGTCTCGCGCTGCATCTGCTGCATTCCTCGGGGTCCCCGTCGGCGAACGTCCCGCCGGCTGATCCGGAGGCGGCCGGCCGGGAGCGCCGTGGGGCCGAGCTGCTCCGTGGCGCCGTGGACCTGGCGTACACCGGGCACCCGGGGATCGCGGTGACCACCGAGCAGGTCGCGGAGCGGCCCTCCGACGCCTTGCTGGAGCGGAGCGCCGAGGCCACGATGCTGATTCTGGGGTCGCGCGGGCACGGTGCGATAGCCGGTTTCCTGCTCGGCTCGGTCAGTCTCCAGGTGCTGGGCCAGGCGGAGTGTCCGGTCGTCACGGTGCGCCAGGACGCGGCGTTTCCGCAGCGGGAGATCGTGGTGGGCGTGCGGCATGCGGGACCGGAGGACGAGGCCGTGCTGGAATTCGCCTTCACGGCCGCCGACGCCCATCACACGCGGGTGCGCGCCGTACGGGCGTGGGGCCCGGCGGCGACCGTGGCCCCGGTACGCGCCGGGCCGGGCCGCTCGCCGGACGGGACGGCGGCCGGCGTCGCGGAGCAGGAGACGTTCGCCGAGGCGTTGCTGCCCTGGCGGGCGAGGTTCCCCGCCGTCGAGGTGGTCCCGCACGTGGCGAGCGGCCGGGCCGCCCCCGTGCTGCTGGCGGCCTGCTGCGATGCGGGCCTGCTGGTCGTCGGGCGCCGCAGCCGGCGGTCACCGATGCTGCTCGGCCCCGTCGTTCATGCGGCCCTGCACCATGCCAACTGTCCCGTCTCGGTCGTGCCGCAGGGGTGA
- a CDS encoding CBS domain-containing protein produces the protein MRHRTVADLMTPEAVVVQRGTPFKEIARLLDEYDITAVPVLDENDQPVGVVSEADLLRRQIAKLGATTAEAIMTSPAVVARPGWSVVEAAKTMEKKRVKRLPVVDDSGRLIGVISRSDLVQLFLRRDRAIQEEVLEEVLTRTLGVAPSAVTVEVSDGHVTLTGSLERKSLVPIAVRLCESVDGVVEVVDRLSYLRDDTVHGPAAPE, from the coding sequence ATGAGGCACCGCACCGTGGCAGACCTGATGACGCCCGAGGCCGTCGTCGTCCAACGGGGCACCCCGTTCAAGGAGATCGCGCGGCTGCTCGACGAATACGACATCACCGCGGTACCCGTGCTCGACGAGAACGACCAGCCGGTGGGGGTGGTGTCGGAGGCCGATCTGCTGCGGCGGCAGATCGCGAAGCTCGGGGCGACCACCGCCGAGGCGATCATGACCAGCCCCGCGGTGGTGGCACGCCCCGGGTGGAGTGTTGTCGAAGCGGCCAAGACGATGGAGAAGAAGCGGGTCAAGCGGCTGCCCGTGGTCGACGACTCCGGACGGCTCATCGGGGTGATCAGCCGCAGTGACCTCGTGCAGCTGTTCCTGCGCCGGGACCGGGCCATCCAGGAGGAAGTGCTGGAGGAGGTACTGACCCGCACGCTCGGGGTGGCCCCGTCCGCGGTCACGGTCGAGGTCTCCGACGGCCATGTGACCCTCACCGGCTCCCTGGAGCGCAAAAGCCTGGTCCCCATTGCCGTGCGGCTGTGTGAAAGCGTCGACGGGGTGGTCGAGGTGGTCGACCGGCTCAGCTACCTGCGCGACGACACCGTGCACGGGCCGGCCGCGCCGGAGTAG
- a CDS encoding universal stress protein: protein MEPDIITVGLDGSPESLAAAQWAADEADRRQAVLRLLHAWILLAAEAADTPPERDENAAARQIVRQALDQVRERRPHLQIIEDLVGSEAEPALVRAAGESLMVVLGSRALGTWQSYVLGDVSLNVVGGAKGPVVLVRAPGRAKTPRHPSGHDAPPAPRPRVVVGVSLNGPSDRMLTFAFDAAASRGLPLQAVHGRPLPVQAYTPWGIDPDAAKELTKEADIELRDALRPWCERFPGVLVQETVLPESPTRALVQTVFGAELLVVGRRLHRPLLAPRIGPVAHAAIHHVTCPVAVIPHD, encoded by the coding sequence ATGGAGCCGGACATCATCACCGTGGGGCTCGACGGTTCGCCGGAGAGCCTGGCCGCCGCGCAGTGGGCCGCTGACGAGGCGGACCGGCGCCAGGCGGTGCTGCGGCTGCTCCATGCGTGGATCCTGCTGGCCGCCGAGGCGGCGGACACGCCCCCCGAACGTGACGAGAACGCCGCCGCGCGGCAGATCGTGCGCCAGGCCCTGGACCAGGTCCGGGAGCGCCGCCCGCATCTCCAGATCATCGAGGATCTGGTGGGGTCGGAGGCGGAACCGGCGCTGGTGCGCGCGGCCGGGGAATCGCTGATGGTCGTGCTCGGGTCGCGGGCTCTGGGGACCTGGCAGAGCTATGTGCTCGGCGATGTGAGCCTGAACGTCGTGGGCGGGGCCAAGGGACCGGTCGTCCTGGTCCGGGCGCCCGGGCGGGCGAAGACACCGCGCCATCCCTCCGGGCACGACGCGCCACCGGCTCCCCGGCCCCGGGTCGTGGTCGGCGTCAGCCTCAACGGCCCCAGTGACCGGATGCTGACGTTCGCCTTCGACGCGGCGGCGAGCCGCGGCCTTCCGCTCCAGGCCGTCCACGGGCGCCCGCTCCCCGTGCAGGCGTACACCCCGTGGGGCATCGACCCCGATGCCGCGAAGGAACTCACCAAAGAGGCGGACATCGAGCTGCGGGACGCCCTGCGCCCCTGGTGCGAGCGGTTTCCCGGTGTGCTGGTGCAGGAGACCGTGCTGCCGGAGAGTCCGACCCGGGCCCTGGTACAGACGGTCTTCGGGGCCGAACTCCTGGTGGTCGGCCGCCGGCTGCACCGCCCGCTGCTCGCGCCCCGTATCGGCCCGGTCGCCCACGCCGCCATCCACCACGTGACCTGCCCGGTCGCCGTGATTCCGCACGACTGA
- a CDS encoding response regulator, translating to MSDAEACSPHRPIRVFLLDDHEVVRRGVADLLDAEPDIEVVGDAGTAAHALARGPALRPDVAVLDVRLPDGDGVSVCRELRSRMPGLACLMLTSFDDDEALLDAIMAGAAGYVLKEIKGADLVAAVRTVASGSSMLDPATTARLMSSLRGGDSEAPPEAAALSGLSPREREILGLIGAGLTNREIGKRLYLSEKTIKNHISRLLAKLGVERRIQAAVLATQAASASGAGPGPHGT from the coding sequence ATGAGCGACGCGGAGGCATGCTCACCGCACCGGCCGATCCGGGTGTTCCTGCTCGACGACCACGAGGTCGTCCGGCGCGGGGTGGCGGATCTGCTCGATGCCGAGCCCGATATCGAGGTGGTCGGCGACGCCGGGACGGCCGCCCATGCGCTCGCGCGCGGACCGGCGCTCCGGCCGGATGTCGCGGTGCTGGATGTGCGGCTGCCGGACGGCGACGGGGTCTCCGTGTGCCGGGAGCTGCGCTCGCGGATGCCGGGACTGGCCTGTCTGATGCTCACCTCGTTCGACGATGACGAGGCGCTGCTCGACGCGATCATGGCCGGCGCGGCCGGTTATGTGCTCAAGGAGATCAAGGGGGCGGATCTCGTCGCCGCGGTGCGCACGGTCGCCTCCGGCAGCTCGATGCTCGATCCCGCGACGACGGCACGGCTGATGAGCAGTCTGCGCGGCGGCGACTCCGAAGCGCCGCCCGAGGCGGCGGCGCTCTCCGGCCTGTCCCCGCGGGAGCGGGAGATCCTCGGTCTGATCGGTGCCGGACTGACGAACCGGGAGATAGGTAAGCGGCTCTATCTCTCCGAGAAGACCATCAAGAACCACATCTCCCGCCTGCTGGCCAAACTCGGTGTGGAGCGGCGCATCCAGGCCGCCGTCCTTGCCACCCAGGCCGCCTCGGCCTCCGGCGCGGGACCGGGCCCGCACGGGACCTGA
- a CDS encoding CBS domain-containing protein, which translates to MAHSPYTVGDVMTRAVVAIGQEARFKEIVEVMERWQVSALPVLAGEGRVVGVVSEADLLPKEEFRGAQPSRLEQARRLDDVRKAGGLTAGDLMSAPALTVHAGDTLAQAARTMAFKSVKRLPVVDGQGLLQGIVSRADLLKVFLRPDEDLAAEIRTEIIGRLCPEVPDRPAVSVTDGVVTLSGTLRDPSLLPVTARLVQAVEGVVDVRFDVTRPAPAGPERRAGHG; encoded by the coding sequence ATGGCGCACAGCCCGTACACCGTCGGTGACGTGATGACCCGGGCCGTGGTCGCGATCGGCCAGGAGGCGCGGTTCAAGGAGATCGTCGAGGTCATGGAGCGGTGGCAGGTCAGTGCGCTGCCGGTGCTGGCGGGGGAGGGGCGGGTGGTCGGTGTGGTCTCCGAGGCGGATCTGCTGCCCAAGGAAGAGTTCCGGGGGGCGCAGCCGAGCCGGCTGGAGCAGGCGCGGCGGCTGGACGACGTACGCAAGGCCGGCGGGCTGACGGCGGGGGATCTGATGAGCGCGCCCGCGCTGACCGTGCACGCCGGGGACACCCTGGCCCAGGCGGCGCGGACGATGGCGTTCAAGTCGGTGAAGCGGCTGCCCGTGGTCGACGGTCAGGGGCTGCTCCAGGGCATCGTCAGCCGCGCCGACCTGCTGAAGGTCTTCCTGCGCCCGGACGAGGACCTGGCGGCGGAGATACGTACGGAGATCATCGGCCGGCTGTGCCCCGAGGTCCCCGACCGGCCGGCGGTCAGCGTCACCGACGGGGTGGTCACCCTCAGCGGCACGCTCCGCGACCCGTCGCTGCTGCCCGTCACCGCCCGTCTGGTGCAGGCGGTCGAGGGCGTCGTGGACGTGCGGTTCGACGTCACCAGGCCGGCGCCCGCCGGGCCGGAGCGCCGGGCGGGCCACGGCTGA
- a CDS encoding CBS domain-containing protein, translated as MQNTPHLVSDVMTGTVAAVDREARFKEIVETMERWQVSALPVLAGEGRVVGVVSEADLLPKEEFRESDPDRLEQLRRLDDVRRAGALTAGELMTGPALTVRANATLSQAARTMARGSVKRLPVVDGHGVLQGIVSRADLLKVFLRSDDDLAEEVRYVVGELFTTPVKDLRVTVVDGVVTLSGRVRDTSLIPVAARLVRAVEGVVDVEFDVTVPTAARTRTPMAGPQR; from the coding sequence ATGCAGAACACTCCGCACCTCGTCAGCGATGTGATGACAGGCACCGTGGCCGCGGTCGACCGGGAGGCGCGGTTCAAGGAGATCGTCGAGACCATGGAGCGGTGGCAGGTCAGTGCGCTGCCGGTGCTGGCGGGGGAGGGCCGGGTGGTCGGTGTGGTCTCGGAGGCCGATCTGCTGCCCAAGGAGGAGTTCCGGGAGTCCGACCCCGACCGCCTGGAGCAGCTGCGGCGGCTCGACGATGTGCGCCGGGCGGGCGCGCTGACCGCGGGGGAGCTGATGACCGGCCCCGCGCTCACCGTGCGGGCCAATGCCACGCTGTCCCAGGCGGCCCGGACCATGGCGCGCGGCTCCGTCAAACGGCTGCCGGTGGTGGACGGACACGGGGTGCTCCAGGGCATCGTCAGCCGCGCCGACCTGCTGAAGGTCTTCCTGCGCTCGGACGACGACCTCGCGGAGGAAGTCCGCTACGTCGTGGGGGAGCTGTTCACGACGCCCGTGAAGGATCTGCGGGTCACGGTCGTCGACGGGGTGGTCACGCTCAGCGGCCGGGTCCGGGACACCTCGCTCATCCCGGTGGCCGCCCGCCTGGTGCGCGCGGTGGAGGGCGTCGTGGACGTGGAATTCGATGTCACCGTTCCGACTGCCGCCCGGACCCGGACGCCGATGGCGGGCCCGCAGCGCTGA
- a CDS encoding cold-shock protein — protein sequence MATGTVKWFNSEKGFGFIEQDGGGADVFAHYSNIATQGFRELQEGQKVTFDVTQGQKGPQAENILPA from the coding sequence ATGGCTACCGGTACCGTGAAGTGGTTCAACTCGGAAAAGGGTTTCGGCTTCATCGAGCAGGACGGTGGCGGCGCTGACGTCTTCGCCCACTACTCGAACATCGCCACCCAGGGCTTCCGTGAGCTCCAGGAAGGCCAGAAGGTCACCTTCGACGTCACCCAGGGCCAGAAGGGCCCGCAGGCCGAGAACATTCTCCCTGCCTGA
- a CDS encoding DEAD/DEAH box helicase, producing MNRASRPNDRSSRTRSAGSGRGGYRSQAANRSGGGGKRRRPAPQGEFALPVTHTPALPPAESFAELDMPAALLTSLTSEGVTAPFPIQAATLPNSLAGRDVLGRGRTGSGKTLAFGLALLARTAGQRAEPTKPLALVLVPTRELAQQVTDALTPYARALSLRLATVVGGMSIGRQASALRGGAEVVVATPGRLKDLIGRGDCRLNQVGITVLDEADQMADMGFMPQVTALLDQVRPEGQRMLFSATLDRNVDLLVRRYLTDPVVHSVDPSAGAVTTMEHHLLHVRDADKHATTTEIAAREGRSIMFLDTKRAVDKLTKHLLHSGVRAAALHGGKSQPQRTRTLAQFKTGHVTVLVATNVAARGIHVDNLDLVVNVDPPTDHKDYLHRGGRTARAGESGSVVTLVLPNQRREMDRLMADAGITPQSTQVRSGEAELTRITGAQAPSGIPVTIAAPVVERPKRSGSSTRGRRSRSAQARRSSGTGTPRTTSGTPQRRRSAGTTS from the coding sequence ATGAACCGCGCATCTCGCCCGAACGACCGTTCCTCCCGTACCCGCTCGGCCGGTTCCGGCCGTGGCGGCTACCGCTCGCAGGCCGCCAACCGCTCCGGTGGCGGTGGCAAGCGGCGCCGGCCCGCGCCGCAGGGAGAGTTCGCCCTGCCCGTCACGCATACCCCCGCGCTGCCGCCGGCCGAGTCCTTCGCCGAACTCGACATGCCGGCCGCGCTGTTGACGTCGCTGACCTCGGAAGGGGTGACGGCCCCGTTCCCGATCCAGGCCGCCACGCTGCCGAATTCGCTGGCCGGGCGGGACGTACTGGGCCGTGGCCGCACCGGCTCGGGCAAGACCCTCGCCTTCGGGCTGGCCCTGCTGGCCCGCACCGCCGGGCAGCGCGCCGAGCCCACCAAGCCGCTGGCCCTGGTCCTGGTCCCCACCCGGGAGCTGGCACAGCAGGTCACCGACGCCCTCACCCCCTACGCCCGGGCGCTGTCGCTGCGGCTGGCCACAGTCGTCGGCGGCATGTCGATCGGCCGCCAGGCGAGCGCACTCCGCGGTGGCGCCGAGGTCGTCGTCGCGACTCCCGGGCGGCTCAAGGACCTCATCGGCCGCGGTGACTGCCGTCTGAACCAGGTCGGCATCACGGTGCTTGACGAGGCCGACCAGATGGCCGACATGGGGTTCATGCCGCAGGTGACCGCGCTGCTCGACCAGGTGCGCCCCGAGGGGCAGCGGATGCTCTTCTCGGCCACCCTGGACCGCAACGTCGACCTGCTGGTCCGGCGCTATCTGACGGACCCGGTGGTGCACTCCGTCGACCCGTCGGCGGGCGCCGTCACCACGATGGAACACCACCTGCTGCACGTCCGCGACGCCGACAAGCACGCCACCACGACCGAGATCGCCGCCCGCGAAGGCCGGTCGATCATGTTCCTGGACACCAAGCGCGCGGTGGACAAGCTCACCAAGCACCTGCTGCACAGCGGTGTCCGCGCCGCGGCCCTGCACGGCGGCAAGTCCCAGCCCCAGCGCACCCGCACCCTGGCCCAGTTCAAGACCGGCCATGTCACCGTCCTGGTGGCCACCAACGTCGCCGCCCGCGGCATCCACGTCGACAACCTCGACCTCGTCGTCAACGTCGACCCGCCCACCGACCACAAGGACTACCTGCACCGCGGCGGTCGCACCGCCCGCGCCGGGGAGTCCGGCAGCGTGGTCACCCTCGTCCTGCCCAACCAGCGCCGCGAGATGGACCGGCTGATGGCGGACGCGGGGATCACGCCGCAGTCCACCCAGGTGCGCTCCGGCGAGGCCGAGCTGACCCGTATCACCGGTGCCCAGGCTCCCTCCGGTATTCCCGTCACCATCGCCGCGCCGGTCGTCGAACGCCCGAAGCGCAGCGGGTCCTCGACCCGTGGCCGGCGCAGCCGCTCCGCCCAGGCCCGTCGGTCCTCCGGTACGGGAACGCCCCGGACCACGTCCGGGACGCCGCAGCGTCGGCGCTCGGCCGGCACGACCTCGTAG
- a CDS encoding SCO5918 family protein, giving the protein MRCVIARFPFDLIKTEVQDSMKGVEPEPITGDSVLIGGRNYPVKQVGEVITRQDRRDFTAGEVTRALTRLGFTCSSSTPAVRTPLEEASALLQAPSSPDGDQAS; this is encoded by the coding sequence ATGCGCTGCGTCATCGCCCGCTTCCCCTTCGACCTGATCAAGACCGAGGTGCAGGACTCGATGAAGGGTGTCGAGCCCGAACCCATCACGGGTGACTCGGTACTCATCGGTGGCCGCAACTACCCTGTCAAGCAGGTAGGCGAGGTCATCACCCGGCAGGACCGCCGCGACTTCACCGCCGGCGAGGTGACCCGGGCGCTGACCCGCCTCGGCTTCACCTGTAGCTCGTCGACCCCCGCCGTCCGCACCCCTCTTGAGGAGGCGTCGGCGCTGCTCCAGGCTCCGTCGTCGCCTGACGGTGACCAGGCGAGCTGA
- a CDS encoding VOC family protein: MAIAKTSVLVLDCAEPAALADFYAQFLGGEVRIGSSPDYIEVVESDKVHLAIRRDRGAAPPSWPRPDDSQQAHLHFLVPQDNMDEAEREAVSLGARPLQTRENRGPYDARRYSDPAGHPFVLAASEGHALGQAN; this comes from the coding sequence ATGGCCATCGCCAAGACCAGCGTCCTGGTACTGGATTGCGCGGAGCCCGCGGCACTGGCGGACTTCTACGCACAATTCCTCGGCGGAGAAGTCCGGATCGGGTCCAGCCCGGACTACATCGAGGTCGTCGAGAGCGACAAGGTGCACCTCGCGATACGACGGGACCGGGGCGCGGCGCCGCCCAGTTGGCCCCGCCCGGACGACTCACAGCAGGCACATCTGCACTTCCTCGTCCCGCAGGACAACATGGACGAGGCGGAGCGCGAGGCGGTCAGCCTGGGAGCGCGGCCGTTGCAGACCCGGGAGAACCGCGGGCCGTATGACGCCCGCCGCTATTCAGATCCCGCGGGCCACCCGTTCGTACTCGCCGCGAGCGAGGGCCATGCCCTGGGGCAGGCCAACTGA
- a CDS encoding SDR family oxidoreductase, whose product MTEHEKVVLITGASSGIGEATARRLAADGHRVFLGARRTERLETLCHDINGAGGTAAFRRLDVTSAEDMRSFVTAAHEEYGRVDVLVNNAGVMPLSPLEALRVDEWDRMLDVNVRGVLYGIAAALPVMRAQGAGHVINIASVGAYEVVPTAAVYCATKFAVRAISEGLRQEAAAGIRVTLVSPGVTESELPDSITDPAAREAMASYRAVALPAAAVADTIAFAVSRPPEVDVNELVVRPAART is encoded by the coding sequence ATGACGGAGCACGAGAAGGTCGTCCTGATCACCGGCGCGAGCAGCGGCATCGGCGAGGCGACCGCCCGCCGCCTGGCCGCCGACGGGCACCGCGTCTTCCTCGGTGCCCGCCGCACCGAACGACTGGAGACGCTGTGCCACGACATCAACGGCGCCGGCGGCACCGCGGCCTTCCGGCGGCTGGACGTCACCTCCGCCGAGGACATGAGGTCCTTCGTCACGGCCGCGCATGAGGAATACGGCCGGGTCGACGTCCTGGTCAACAACGCGGGGGTGATGCCGCTGTCGCCCCTGGAGGCGCTGCGGGTGGACGAATGGGACCGGATGCTCGACGTGAATGTGCGCGGGGTCCTTTACGGGATCGCCGCCGCGCTGCCCGTGATGCGGGCCCAGGGCGCCGGCCACGTCATCAATATCGCGTCGGTCGGGGCGTACGAGGTGGTGCCCACCGCCGCGGTCTACTGCGCCACCAAATTCGCCGTACGCGCCATCTCCGAGGGACTGCGCCAGGAGGCCGCGGCCGGTATCCGGGTCACCCTGGTCTCGCCGGGCGTCACGGAATCCGAACTCCCGGACAGCATCACCGATCCGGCGGCCCGGGAGGCCATGGCGTCCTACCGCGCGGTGGCCCTGCCGGCCGCCGCGGTCGCGGACACCATCGCCTTCGCCGTCAGCCGGCCACCGGAGGTCGATGTGAACGAACTGGTCGTACGCCCGGCGGCCCGTACCTGA
- a CDS encoding cytochrome P450, which yields MESGATVWNCPFDYAEALEFDPTLKRLLTEEPVARIKLPYGEGEAWLVTRYEDVRTVTTDRRFSRSAIIGRDFPRMTPEPIVQDEAINVMDPPASSRLRSLVSKAFAPRQVERMRARTQRVVDDLLDRMTAQGSPADLMESLASPLPLTTICEVLDIPEADRAQLRGHARTMMNVTVENRDRAVRAKADMRAYFKTLTAKRRQHPGDDLISALATARDGDELLNDQELTVLAMVLLITGQDTTTYEIGNLAYTLLTRPKELAMVRARPEMLPQAMEELLRFIPFRKGVGIPRVATEDVELSGVTIRAGDIVHVSYLTANRDGRKFDRPDELDLEREDRPSHMTFGWGGHHCLGAPLAFTELEVALGALLERFPELRLAQSAEDVRWNTNSIWRYPLELPVAW from the coding sequence ATGGAATCCGGCGCTACCGTGTGGAACTGCCCGTTCGACTATGCCGAGGCACTGGAATTCGATCCGACGCTCAAGCGTCTGCTGACCGAGGAACCGGTCGCCCGCATCAAACTGCCCTACGGGGAGGGCGAAGCCTGGCTGGTGACCCGGTACGAGGATGTGCGCACGGTGACGACCGACCGGCGCTTCAGCCGCAGTGCCATCATCGGCCGGGACTTCCCGCGGATGACTCCTGAGCCGATCGTGCAGGACGAAGCGATCAACGTGATGGACCCGCCCGCCAGCAGCCGGCTGCGGAGCCTGGTCTCCAAGGCGTTCGCCCCGCGTCAAGTGGAACGCATGCGGGCCCGTACCCAGCGCGTCGTGGACGACCTGCTGGACCGGATGACCGCGCAGGGCTCGCCGGCCGACCTGATGGAGAGCCTGGCGTCCCCGCTGCCGCTGACGACGATCTGCGAGGTCCTCGACATCCCCGAGGCCGACCGCGCCCAACTGCGCGGGCACGCACGGACGATGATGAACGTCACCGTCGAGAACCGGGACCGCGCCGTCCGCGCCAAGGCCGATATGCGGGCGTACTTCAAGACGCTCACCGCGAAGCGGCGCCAGCACCCGGGAGACGACCTGATCAGCGCGCTGGCGACGGCCCGCGACGGCGACGAGCTCCTCAACGACCAGGAACTCACCGTGCTGGCCATGGTGCTGCTCATCACCGGCCAGGACACCACCACCTACGAGATCGGCAACCTCGCCTACACCCTGCTCACCCGGCCCAAGGAACTCGCCATGGTGCGGGCCCGCCCCGAGATGCTCCCGCAGGCGATGGAGGAACTGCTGCGGTTCATCCCCTTCCGTAAGGGCGTCGGCATTCCCCGGGTCGCCACCGAGGACGTGGAGCTGAGCGGGGTGACGATCCGGGCCGGGGACATCGTGCACGTTTCCTACCTGACGGCAAACCGGGACGGCCGCAAGTTCGACCGGCCCGACGAGCTGGACCTGGAGCGCGAGGACCGGCCGTCCCACATGACGTTCGGCTGGGGCGGCCACCACTGCCTGGGTGCCCCGCTCGCCTTCACGGAGCTGGAAGTGGCCCTCGGCGCCCTTCTGGAGCGCTTCCCCGAGCTCAGGCTGGCCCAGTCGGCCGAGGACGTGCGCTGGAACACGAACTCGATCTGGCGCTATCCGCTGGAGCTGCCGGTCGCCTGGTAA